From the Nymphalis io chromosome 1, ilAglIoxx1.1, whole genome shotgun sequence genome, one window contains:
- the LOC126772617 gene encoding cilia- and flagella-associated protein 161, translating to MNYSNSVLVGNWSEERLKHEYEFKLFLRKRDRRELLLQRSRTLFSNLLKERPLAISGTFVLYGFNVQVVASDIRVKNNAAGSKTGLALSSLVSERQVDYMQNINDGCLMTLSPITTPCCRNTFVVLSTKDQSIYGEKVNYGDEFILKAENYAEPQAPPLYVRYSVEGVPGPADRMPISLSTTKDSSCRWTTIPLLPRDRLEGLGSPIKTGARLIIKNCVADKSLCIMNQNWMQTFFGPYKLNKFLEQMKKGDLMLAKYRKMTENLNKPTVLTQSSGTICFGAKISLLAPHVPATDPPLNDKKGLLLGGRITSNEINNSQDLEDGCTLVGLANTQPTERSTFIITSADYCNRQDELLKYNQEFLLTVSSSVAKNKPLYIRYDPNPIPGLSGLFPLYLSKHPVSNTRWRILPIQRADTTRFEQEGKPVNVNTDIVINHCSTNVNLGINIGCWVMGFHGKLCAPLMKTRLDVYGKELPSNIWQIYVPIAN from the exons ATGAATTATAGCAATTCTGTTTTGGTTGGAAATTGGAGTGAAGAAAGGCTTAAACATGAG TACGAGTTTAAGCTGTTTCTGCGTAAACGAGATAGGCGTGAACTTTTGCTACAACGTTCAAGAACTTTATTCAGTAATTTACTTAAAGAG CGACCGTTAGCCATTAGTGGAACGTTTGTTCTATATGGCTTTAATGTTCAGGTTGTGGCTTCCGATATACGAg TAAAAAACAATGCGGCTGGAAGTAAGACTGGATTGGCTCTATCGAGCTTGGTAAGCGAAAGGCAAGTCGACtatatgcaaaatattaatGACGGCTGCTTGATGACATTGTCGCCAATTACTACACCCTGTTGTAGAAATACCTTTGTTGTTCTGAG cacAAAGGATCAGAGTATTTATGGTGAGAAAGTAAATTACGGGgacgaatttattttaaaggcgGAAAATTACGCTGAACCAcag GCCCCGCCTTTGTATGTACGATACTCAGTAGAAGGTGTGCCGGGACCAGCAGACAGAATGCCCATTAGCTTGAGTACTACAAAAGATAGTAGTTGTCGTTGGACAACAATACCTCTTCTACCTCGAGATCGTCTTGAAGGTCTTGGTAGTCCCataaag ACAGGGGCAAGACTCATCATAAAAAATTGTGTAGCAGATAAGAGTTTATGTATTATGAATCAAAATTGGATGCAAACTTTTTTCGGGCCC TACAAGCTAAACAAATTTCTCGAGCAAATGAAAAAGGGAGATTTAATGTTGGCCAAGTATAGAAAAATgacagaaaatctcaataaaCCAACCGTGTTGACTCAATCGTCGGGCACTATTTGCTTTGGCGCTAAAATTTCCCTCCTCGCACCCCACGTGCCAG CAACAGATCCGCCgctaaatgataaaaaaggttTACTTCTTGGAGGTCGGATAACttcaaatgaaattaacaaTTCTCAAGATCTGGAAGATGGGTGTACCTTAGTAGGTCTAGCAAATACTCAACCCACAGAAAGAAGCACTTTCATTATAACTAGCGCTGATTATTGTAATCGTCAGGATGAACTTCTTAAATATAACCAGGAATTTCTTCTTACTGTTTCATCTTCCGTTGCTAAGAATAAG CCTCTTTATATAAGATATGATCCAAACCCAATTCCTGGTCTTAGCGGATTGTTTCCACTATACCTTAGTAAACATCCGGTATCTAATACAAGATGGCGCATCCTGCCTATTCAAAGAGCTGATACAACTAGATTTGAGCAAGAGGGGAAACCTGTGAAT GTAAATACGGACATCGTAATCAATCACTGTTCCACAAATGTTAATTTAGGTATTAACATTGGATGCTGGGTGATGGGGTTTCAtggaaaa cTTTGTGCACCTTTGATGAAAACGCGTTTAGATGTATATGGAAAGGAATTGCCAAGCAATATCTGGCAGATATACGTTCCCATtgctaattaa
- the LOC126772197 gene encoding cartilage-associated protein-like, producing the protein MFLKLAKLIFFISSIVNCVCLKFSSLDTVYKKAVDAYSKERWSECILQFEGSLHLYKIYKTININCRLKCKSQNHDTQFSGNIDDLKIFEYFLTLKDCLSQCQKEEFENVHMFSNVSDAILANMQSKKPYKYLHLCYFEMNALPKAASAAYTYLVANSDDIAMKRNVEYYIQQPEVDVKEVIDLESEDYQILYKLGIQAYKVNNWGNTIANMEETLTDFLAWENSCRAECEHQSEQELSPEFIITVANNILPLLICRQKCQETLKPLYDSGAELLADVLNYLQISYYHSDRFDDAAKAVSSYLSIFPTDEDMLENKRMYQTLVQAKSFVERTDIVHYLKRDKYEKHLLKFFLKQDNSDLNAN; encoded by the coding sequence atgtttttaaaactagctaagcttatattttttataagtagtaTTGTGAATTGTGTGTGTCTTAAATTTTCATCACTAGATACAGTTTATAAAAAAGCGGTAGATGCGTATTCAAAAGAAAGATGGTCTGAGTGCATATTACAATTTGAAGGATCATTAcacttatacaaaatttataaaacgataaatATTAACTGTAGGTTGAAATGCAAATCTCAAAACCATGACACTCAATTTAGTGGAAACATAGACGATCTtaagatatttgaatatttcctTACTCTCAAAGATTGTCTATCTCAGTGCCAAAAAGAAGAATTTGAAAATGTTCATATGTTCAGTAACGTTTCTGATGCAATACTAGCCAACATGCAATCAAAAaaaccatataaatatttacatttatgttaCTTTGAAATGAATGCCTTACCTAAAGCAGCTTCAGCTGCATACACTTATCTTGTTGCAAATTCTGATGACATAGCAATGAAAAGAAATGTGGAGTACTATATACAGCAACCTGAAGTTGATGTTAAAGAAGTAATTGACCTAGAAAGTGAAGACTATCAAATCTTGTATAAATTAGGCATACAAGCTTATAAAGTTAATAACTGGGGTAATACAATAGCCAACATGGAGGAAACTTTAACAGATTTTCTAGCATGGGAGAATTCATGTCGTGCAGAATGTGAACATCAATCAGAGCAAGAATTATCTcctgaatttattattactgttgCAAACAATATATTACCTCTTCTTATATGCAGACAAAAGTGTCAGGAGACTTTAAAACCTTTATATGATTCTGGCGCTGAGTTATTAGCTGATGTTTTGAATTATTTGCAAATATCTTATTATCACTCAGACAGATTCGATGATGCTGCCAAAGCGGTGTCtagttatttatcaatatttcctACTGATGAAGATATGTTGGAAAATAAACGGATGTACCAAACACTTGTTCAGGCAAAAAGTTTTGTAGAAAGAACAGACATTGTTCATTACTTGAAGCGGGATAAATATGAGAAACATCTGCTAAAATTTTTTCTCAAACAGGATAATAGTGATCTTAATGCCAATTGA
- the LOC126771091 gene encoding zinc finger protein 532-like, translating to MSLDMNCDRLTIKNILFTKALPNYTIPVATDGYKIFPCTDCGDKFLFESSYNDHINRKSLKITYFCRYCNKIIINKNRCRLLSHIRSHAFKTATINVSDINIELLPIQDINWTLPNNSLVDVQTTVKNNCNICYECREIINRSDKIHLDRAAHYMKYTNMVYSCPVCMFSLPSECALTAHLRIHLRIPPYFCPECGIHLSTKSISYPYNHDCEGFNMIRATTRVKCKNKLCNKIIHPNDFRMHIKNHMKKVYKCLLCSVLWFNAPPKTKHFPCQTNDKLLSCFSCQLCPNQLLVKNEVNKHLNFHYKHLTEQNLNHVYPCLSCNYICYELLNLINHYIHRHASSEMKKLLQRIFHENSSKTNKGYYRVVKKCDKCLRSFVYRCEYESIKILPNECPYKCSPNKITCIQKETNENLQIVCFLCKSKISENWNDIKNHFATFHKDHKCLDLKVMLTKIDTNISNAKKKRKHLKVKRNNKHSLKNNVSKKNTDANKKIQMPLQSLIEHGSINGSLCHICNFTCEDKHTFETHVITHRDPYMAYQCLECGQCFVVKPSFSTHLLLEHNIADVNKYINKKKCYNESALLKQPNNPNLEDEPIQENQCQICRDQFENPIDLEKHFRIHGMAFLMKNTNKNNSP from the exons ATGAGTTTAGACATGAATTGTGATAGActgactattaaaaatattttattcaccaAAGCTTTACCAAACTACACAATACCTGTAGCAACAGATGGCTATAAAATATTCCCTTGTACAGATTGTGGAGATAA aTTTCTCTTTGAGTCCAGCTATAATGATCACATAAACCGGAAATCTTTGAAGATCACATATTTTTGTCGATactgcaataaaattataattaacaagaaTCGATGCAGGTTGTTATCTCACATCAGATCCCATGCTTTTAAGACGGCTACAATAAATGTTAGTGACATTAATATTGAACTCCTGCCAATTCAGGATATTAATTGGACGCTACCAAACAATTCCCTAGTTGATGTTCAGACAACAGTTAAAAACAACTGCAATATATGTTATGAATGcagagaaattataaatagatcaGATAAAATTCATTTAGACAGGGCTGcacattatatgaaatatacaaatatggTATACTCATGTCCCGTCTGTATGTTTTCATTACCTAGTGAATGTGCTTTAACAGCGCATTTACGCATTCATTTAAGAATACCTCCTTATTTTTGCCCAGAATGTGGCATTCATCTCTCTACCAAGAGTATTTCTTATCCATATAACCATGATTGTGAAGGTTTCAATATGATAAGAGCTACTACAAGAGTTAAGTGTAAAAACAAActctgtaataaaattattcacccTAATGATTTCAGAATGCACATTAAAAATCACAtgaaaaaagtttacaaatgtCTTTTGTGTTCAGTATTGTGGTTTAATGCACCACCTAAAACTAAACACTTTCCGTGTCAAACCAATGATAAACTTTTAAGTTGTTTTTCATGTCAACTATGTCCAAATCAActattggttaaaaatgaagtgaataaacatttgaattttcattataaacatttaacagaACAAAACCTAAATCATGTATATCCATGTTTGTCTTGTAATTACATATGCTATGAATTGCTGAATTTAATTAACCACTATATACATAGACATGCATCCAGTGAAATGAAAAAATTGTTACAAAGAATATTTCATGAAAATAGCTCCAAAACTAACAAAGGATATTATCGCGTAGTTAAAAAATGTGATAAATGTTTGAGAAGTTTCGTATATAGATGTGAGTATGAAAGTATAAAAATTCTACCAAATGAGTGCCCTTATAAGTGTTCTCCAAATAAGATTACCTGCATTCAGAAGGAAACAAATGAAAATCTTCAAATTGTGTGTTTTCTATGTAAGAGTAAAATAAGTGAAAATtggaatgatattaaaaatcacTTTGCCACTTTTCATAAGGATCATAAATGCTTAGATCTGAAAGTTATGTTAACAaaaattgatacaaatatttctaatgcgaaaaaaaagagaaagcacttaaaagttaaaagaaataataaacatagtttaaaaaataacgtaagcaaaaaaaatactgatgccaataaaaaaattcaaatgccATTGCAATCGTTAATTGAACATGGATCAATAAATGGAAGTTTATGCCACATATGCAATTTCACGTGTGAAGATAAGCATACTTTTGAGACTCATGTAATTACTCACAGAGACCCATACATGGCATATCAATGTCTTGAATGCGGACAGTGTTTTGTTGTTAAGCCTTCTTTTTCAACACACTTACTATTAGAACATAATATAGCAgacgttaataaatatattaataagaaaaaatgttataatgaatCTGCTTTGTTAAAACAACCTAATAACCCCAATTTGGAAGATGAACCAATTCAAGAAAATCAATGTCAAATTTGTAGAGATCAGTTTGAAAATCCTATTGACTTAGAAAAGCACTTTAGAATTCACGGCATGGCGTTTCTAATGAAGAATACAAATAAGAATAACAGCCCATAg
- the LOC126772524 gene encoding uncharacterized protein LOC126772524, with product MDNNIKDDVIDLTSSFTLVDHRGFSNIIIDLDSEESFNSSCQTKSVAKKHSQVYDLTEGIEENSSEICKKEKPKTLFNIGDCPICMEELGKAPVSSTKCGHIFCSNCLEQSLKFEKRCPTCRKSLKGKLAYHALYLSSD from the exons atggATAATAATATCAAAGATGATGTGATTGATCTTACATCTTCTTTTACATTAGTCGATCATCGCGGTTTCTCAAACATTATTATTGATCTCGATAGTGAAGAATCTTTTAATTCATCTTGCCAAACTAAAAGCGTCGCAAAGAAACATTCACAAGTCTATGACTTAACAGAGGGTATTGAAGAG AATTCAAGTGAAATATGTAAGAAAGAAAAACCAAAAACACTTTTTAACATTGGTGATTGTCCTATTTGTATGGAAGAGCTTGGCAAGGCACCAGTGTCTTCCACAAAATGTGGTCATATATTTTGCAGTAACTGCTTGGAACAGTCACTAAAATTTGAAAAACGATGTCCTACTTGTCGAAAATCTCTTAAAGGAAAATTAGCATATCATGCTTTATATTTGAGcagtgattaa
- the LOC126769942 gene encoding patj homolog isoform X2, which yields MHLGVNISNALQQLESVKAVVDQSDDPKLKAATNDDLNLLINLLESPILKSIATLHDSVGLLATQVAHHPSILPGDFDITPAGDLALQTKNLYGNHEGEEEQRVPQVSPPHSLEFGSDNERILGLDSASVDSNMSPKQNRGLLDMSRNDDSLISASTNIVAGDWAQVEIINLVNDGTGLGFGIIGARTSGVIVKTILAGGVADRDGRLKSGDHILQIGDVSLMEMGSEQVAGVLRASGSRVRLVVARAVDPAAAPAAPASRAPVVPARLLSSPEALDRYLMEAGFEQVFHTQPTPIALNTNVSRFVFDTSITPPPESDAESPEVDRFTVQLKKDENGLGITIAGYVCEKEELSGIFVKSVTPGSAAALSGKVRVNDRIVAVDGVSLAGKSNQRAVDALKQSGNVVTLELERYLRGPKFEQLQQAIAAGETTAAPAHNPFLHMHRPEPASADHDIQMTHLPTTLEANVEEHEPSPPRSPAPPPPAPRQTPAFEMPRTNEQKEAIKRKWQAILGDEVEIVVGVVVRGGGGLGISLEGTVDVEGGREVRPHHYVRSVLPEGPVGRANVHRPGDELLEVNGHRLLGMNHLEVVSILKELSSEVCMVCARPRPAPPLDLAPPAATLVK from the exons ATGCATCTTGGCGTTAATATATCAAATGCTCTTCAGCAGTTAGAAAGCGTTAAAGCTGTCGTTGATCAGAGTGATGATCCCAAGTTGAAG GCTGCAACAAATGATGACTTAAACTTACTTATAAACCTTTTGGAAAGtccaatattaaaaagtattgctACTTTACATGACTCTGTTGGATTGCTTGCCACTCAAGTAGCGCATCATCCCTCCATACTGCCAGGAGATTTTGACATCACCCCAGCCG GTGACTTAGCCTTACAAACAAAAAACCTTTATGGTAATCATGAAGGAGAAGAAGAACAAAGAGTCCCTCAAGTGTCACCTCCACATAGTTTGGAATTTGGTTCAGATAATGAGCGTATTCTTGGCTTAGATTCTGCTTCTGTAGACTCCAATATGTCTCCTAAACAg AATCGAGGTTTACTTGATATGTCACGAAATGATGATTCTTTAATATCAGCTTCAACTAATATTGTAGCGGGTGATTGGGCTCAAGTTGAAATTATCAATTTAGTAAATGATGGCACTGGTCTTGGATTTG GTATTATTGGGGCTCGAACTAGTGGTGTAATCGTAAAAACAATACTGGCGGGTGGTGTAGCCGATCGCGATGGACGGCTCAAATCTGGCGACCATATTTTACAAATTGGTGAC GTGAGCCTGATGGAGATGGGGTCGGAGCAGGTGGCGGGCGTGCTGCGCGCGTCGGGCTCGCGCGTGCGGCTGGTGGTGGCGCGCGCCGTGGACCcggccgccgcgcccgccgcgcccgcctcgCGCGCGCCCGTCGTGCCCGCCAG actgCTATCCAGTCCTGAGGCCTTAGACCGCTACCTCATGGAAGCGGGTTTCGAACAAGTGTTCCACACGCAGCCGACCCCGATCGCCTTGAATACTAACGTGTCGAGATTCGTATTTGATACGTCTATAACACCCCCGCCGGAAAgtg ATGCCGAGTCACCTGAGGTCGATAGATTTACCGTACAATTGAAGAAAGACGAAAACGGTTTGGGCATCACAATAGCAG GTTACGTGTGCGAGAAGGAGGAGCTGTCCGGCATATTCGTGAAGTCGGTGACGCCGGGCAGCGCGGCCGCGCTCAGCGGGAAGGTGCGCGTCAACGACCGCATCGTGGCCGTGGACGGCGTGTCGCTGGCGGGGAAGTCCAACCAGCGCGCCGTCGACGCGCTCAAGCAGAGCGGGAACGTCGTCACCTTGGAATTAGAGAG ATACCTGCGCGGGCCGAAGTTCGAGCAGCTGCAGCAGGCGATAGCGGCGGGCGAGACGACGGCGGCGCCCGCACACAACCCCTTTCTGCACATGCACCGACCGGAGCCCGCGTCCGCAGACCACGACATACAGATGACGCATCTGCCCACCAC CCTAGAAGCAAATGTGGAGGAGCATGAACCCTCCCCCCCGCGTAGCCCAGCCCCGCCCCCGCCAGCGCCGCGACAAACGCCCGCCTTCGAGATGCCGCGCACCAACGAGCAGAAAGAGGCCATCAAGAGGAAGTGGCAAGCTATACTGG GCGACGAGGTCGAGATAGTGGTAGGCGTGGTTGTACGCGGCGGCGGCGGGCTGGGCATCTCGCTGGAGGGCACCGTTGACGTGGAGGGGGGGCGAGAGGTGCGCCCCCACCACTACGTGCGCTCCGTGCTGCCTGAGGGGCCCGTGGGCCGCGCTAACGTGCACCGCCCAGGCGACGAGCTGCTGG